The following are encoded together in the Vicia villosa cultivar HV-30 ecotype Madison, WI unplaced genomic scaffold, Vvil1.0 ctg.000663F_1_1, whole genome shotgun sequence genome:
- the LOC131630233 gene encoding telomere repeat-binding protein 5-like isoform X2 produces the protein MVMQKRLDYGFSGYEVPSVPRASRSPRGRGKIRKKPDSNQIQAFDILASVAGNLLQKNQSSVPDIAASAKDPRSFSGISVKENKQDNQAGPFKEEQFEHGTCSEVVSGCVPGLQVNHENQRVMGDSSLHENHLEGQGQNVLEREDERVKLRNTNEKIIRIKNRSDGSIEPGQKASKDCSAENHVEKPSLEGRSHMNLNSLPNGSGTRKLINRDDDENFVRCTQLNSKNKISGSPSSPPDMIKVKDASHLVNDENNSGDNSVLENSERMYPFKKRKFFYQTSSSTSDSWSQCQGIVDSSSPRVNGTNHGAVIEESSSMADQQAHPASKGCNVKLSIKSFKVPELFIDIPETATIGSLKRTVMEAVTAILGDELHVGILLQGKKIRDDSKTLIQTGISQDDKRHRLGFMLEPRHNRMSSSYNDDPCFLTTGSRQKLSRQSTSLMLQQGTHNVSRERSTVKIENCAEGDLNGVSSLGDTSANNNNMSKCRALVTVPAINMDALAVVPYRRKSGNPDFGQRRIRRPFSVLEVEALVQAVEKLGTGRWRDVKQRAFDNAKHRTYVDLKDKWKTLVHTARISPQQRRGEPVPQELLDRVLAAHAYWSQQQCKHQLKSM, from the exons ATGGTTATGCAGAAGAGGTTGGATTATGGTTTTAGTGGCTATGAAGTTCCTTCCGTTCCTCGAGCTTCGAGATCTCCTAGG GGGAGAGGTAAGATCAGGAAGAAACCCGACAGCAATCAGATACAGGCATTTGATATTTTGGCTAGTGTAGCTGGCAATCTCTTGCAGAAGAATCAGAGTTCGGTTCCTGATATTGCTGCGTCTGCGAAAGATCCTCGTTCTTTTTCTGGTATTAGTGTAAAGGAAAACAAACAAGACAATCAAGCCGGACCGTTTAAGGAGGAGCAATTTGAGCATGGAACTTGTAGTGAAGTTGTCTCCGGTTGTGTCCCTGGTTTGCAAGTGAATCATGAAAACCAAAG AGTCATGGGCGATTCTTCTTTACACGAAAACCATCTTGAAGGACAAGGACAGAATGTTCTTGAAAGGGAAGATGAACGTGTGAAATTGAGAAATACGAACGAGAAAATCATCCGCATTAAAAACAGATCGGACGGATCAATAGAACCAGGCCAAAAAGCATCGAAAGATTGCAGTGCGGAAAATCACGTGGAAAAGCCTTCATTGGAGGGTCGTAGCCACATGAATCTTAATTCTTTACCAAATGGTTCCGGTACTAGGAAATTAATTAATAGAGATGATGACGAAAACTTTGTTAGGTGCACTCAACTGAACTCAAAGAATAAGATATCTGGATCACCCAGCTCGCCACCAGATATGATAAAGGTTAAGGATGCAAGTCATTTGGTGAATG ATGAGAACAATAGCGGGGACAATTCTGTGCTTGAAAATTCCGAAAGGATGTATCCATTTAAGAAAAGGAAGTTTTTCTATCAAACTTCATCGTCTACGTCTGATAGCTGGTCACAATGTCAAGGCATAGTTGATTCTTCTAGTCCAAGGGTTAATGGTACAAACCACGGTGCAG TAATTGAAGAATCATCTTCTATGGCTGATCAACAAGCACATCCCGCGTCCAAGGGTTGTAATG TGAAGCTTAGCATAAAATCCTTTAAAGTCCCCGAGCTTTTTATCGATATACCTGAAACTGCGACTATCGGTTCACTCAAG AGGACAGTAATGGAAGCTGTGACAGCTATACTTGGAGACGAACTACATGTAGGCATCCTTCTTCAGGGAAAGAAGATTCGAGATGACAGCAAAACTTTGATCCAGACCGGGATCTCTCAAGATGACAAACGTCATAGGTTAGGATTCATGTTGGAGCCAAGACATAATCGAATGTCATCGTCATACAACGACGACCCTTGTTTCCTAACCACTGGTTCACGACAAAAGCTATCTAG GCAATCGACGTCTTTAATGTTACAACAAGGAACACATAATGTATCTCGAGAACGTTCTACGGTCAAAATTGAAAATTGTGCGGAAGGTGATCTTAACGGGGTCTCCTCTCTAGGAGATACTTCAGCTAACAATAATAACATGTCAAAATGCCGCGCTCTGGTCACAGTTCCTGCCATCAACATGGATGCTTTAGCTGTGGTTCCGTATCGGCGCAAATCAGGGAATCCTGACTTTGGACAGCGCCGTATCAGGAGGCCGTTTTCTGTTCTAGAAGTAGAAGCATTGGTTCAGGCAGTTGAAAAACTAGGAACCGGAAG ATGGCGTGATGTCAAACAACGCGCTTTTGACAATGCAAAGCATCGAACTTATGTGGATTTGAAG GATAAGTGGAAGACATTAGTTCACACAGCGAGAATCTCCCCTCAACAAAGGAGAGGAGAACCAGTTCCTCAAGAGCTTCTCGACAGGGTCTTAGCTGCTCATGCCTATTGGTCCCAACAACAATGTAAGCATCAACTTAAATCAATGTGA
- the LOC131630233 gene encoding telomere repeat-binding protein 5-like isoform X1 produces the protein MVMQKRLDYGFSGYEVPSVPRASRSPRGRGKIRKKPDSNQIQAFDILASVAGNLLQKNQSSVPDIAASAKDPRSFSGISVKENKQDNQAGPFKEEQFEHGTCSEVVSGCVPGLQVNHENQRVMGDSSLHENHLEGQGQNVLEREDERVKLRNTNEKIIRIKNRSDGSIEPGQKASKDCSAENHVEKPSLEGRSHMNLNSLPNGSGTRKLINRDDDENFVRCTQLNSKNKISGSPSSPPDMIKVKDASHLVNDENNSGDNSVLENSERMYPFKKRKFFYQTSSSTSDSWSQCQGIVDSSSPRVNGTNHGAGATMHVIEESSSMADQQAHPASKGCNVKLSIKSFKVPELFIDIPETATIGSLKRTVMEAVTAILGDELHVGILLQGKKIRDDSKTLIQTGISQDDKRHRLGFMLEPRHNRMSSSYNDDPCFLTTGSRQKLSRQSTSLMLQQGTHNVSRERSTVKIENCAEGDLNGVSSLGDTSANNNNMSKCRALVTVPAINMDALAVVPYRRKSGNPDFGQRRIRRPFSVLEVEALVQAVEKLGTGRWRDVKQRAFDNAKHRTYVDLKDKWKTLVHTARISPQQRRGEPVPQELLDRVLAAHAYWSQQQCKHQLKSM, from the exons ATGGTTATGCAGAAGAGGTTGGATTATGGTTTTAGTGGCTATGAAGTTCCTTCCGTTCCTCGAGCTTCGAGATCTCCTAGG GGGAGAGGTAAGATCAGGAAGAAACCCGACAGCAATCAGATACAGGCATTTGATATTTTGGCTAGTGTAGCTGGCAATCTCTTGCAGAAGAATCAGAGTTCGGTTCCTGATATTGCTGCGTCTGCGAAAGATCCTCGTTCTTTTTCTGGTATTAGTGTAAAGGAAAACAAACAAGACAATCAAGCCGGACCGTTTAAGGAGGAGCAATTTGAGCATGGAACTTGTAGTGAAGTTGTCTCCGGTTGTGTCCCTGGTTTGCAAGTGAATCATGAAAACCAAAG AGTCATGGGCGATTCTTCTTTACACGAAAACCATCTTGAAGGACAAGGACAGAATGTTCTTGAAAGGGAAGATGAACGTGTGAAATTGAGAAATACGAACGAGAAAATCATCCGCATTAAAAACAGATCGGACGGATCAATAGAACCAGGCCAAAAAGCATCGAAAGATTGCAGTGCGGAAAATCACGTGGAAAAGCCTTCATTGGAGGGTCGTAGCCACATGAATCTTAATTCTTTACCAAATGGTTCCGGTACTAGGAAATTAATTAATAGAGATGATGACGAAAACTTTGTTAGGTGCACTCAACTGAACTCAAAGAATAAGATATCTGGATCACCCAGCTCGCCACCAGATATGATAAAGGTTAAGGATGCAAGTCATTTGGTGAATG ATGAGAACAATAGCGGGGACAATTCTGTGCTTGAAAATTCCGAAAGGATGTATCCATTTAAGAAAAGGAAGTTTTTCTATCAAACTTCATCGTCTACGTCTGATAGCTGGTCACAATGTCAAGGCATAGTTGATTCTTCTAGTCCAAGGGTTAATGGTACAAACCACGGTGCAGGTGCAACAATGCATG TAATTGAAGAATCATCTTCTATGGCTGATCAACAAGCACATCCCGCGTCCAAGGGTTGTAATG TGAAGCTTAGCATAAAATCCTTTAAAGTCCCCGAGCTTTTTATCGATATACCTGAAACTGCGACTATCGGTTCACTCAAG AGGACAGTAATGGAAGCTGTGACAGCTATACTTGGAGACGAACTACATGTAGGCATCCTTCTTCAGGGAAAGAAGATTCGAGATGACAGCAAAACTTTGATCCAGACCGGGATCTCTCAAGATGACAAACGTCATAGGTTAGGATTCATGTTGGAGCCAAGACATAATCGAATGTCATCGTCATACAACGACGACCCTTGTTTCCTAACCACTGGTTCACGACAAAAGCTATCTAG GCAATCGACGTCTTTAATGTTACAACAAGGAACACATAATGTATCTCGAGAACGTTCTACGGTCAAAATTGAAAATTGTGCGGAAGGTGATCTTAACGGGGTCTCCTCTCTAGGAGATACTTCAGCTAACAATAATAACATGTCAAAATGCCGCGCTCTGGTCACAGTTCCTGCCATCAACATGGATGCTTTAGCTGTGGTTCCGTATCGGCGCAAATCAGGGAATCCTGACTTTGGACAGCGCCGTATCAGGAGGCCGTTTTCTGTTCTAGAAGTAGAAGCATTGGTTCAGGCAGTTGAAAAACTAGGAACCGGAAG ATGGCGTGATGTCAAACAACGCGCTTTTGACAATGCAAAGCATCGAACTTATGTGGATTTGAAG GATAAGTGGAAGACATTAGTTCACACAGCGAGAATCTCCCCTCAACAAAGGAGAGGAGAACCAGTTCCTCAAGAGCTTCTCGACAGGGTCTTAGCTGCTCATGCCTATTGGTCCCAACAACAATGTAAGCATCAACTTAAATCAATGTGA
- the LOC131630233 gene encoding telomere repeat-binding protein 5-like isoform X3 produces MVMQKRLDYGFSGYEVPSVPRASRSPRGRGKIRKKPDSNQIQAFDILASVAGNLLQKNQSSVPDIAASAKDPRSFSGISVKENKQDNQAGPFKEEQFEHGTCSEVVSGCVPGLQVNHENQRVMGDSSLHENHLEGQGQNVLEREDERVKLRNTNEKIIRIKNRSDGSIEPGQKASKDCSAENHVEKPSLEGRSHMNLNSLPNGSGTRKLINRDDDENFVRCTQLNSKNKISGSPSSPPDMIKVKDASHLVNDENNSGDNSVLENSERMYPFKKRKFFYQTSSSTSDSWSQCQGIVDSSSPRVNVIEESSSMADQQAHPASKGCNVKLSIKSFKVPELFIDIPETATIGSLKRTVMEAVTAILGDELHVGILLQGKKIRDDSKTLIQTGISQDDKRHRLGFMLEPRHNRMSSSYNDDPCFLTTGSRQKLSRQSTSLMLQQGTHNVSRERSTVKIENCAEGDLNGVSSLGDTSANNNNMSKCRALVTVPAINMDALAVVPYRRKSGNPDFGQRRIRRPFSVLEVEALVQAVEKLGTGRWRDVKQRAFDNAKHRTYVDLKDKWKTLVHTARISPQQRRGEPVPQELLDRVLAAHAYWSQQQCKHQLKSM; encoded by the exons ATGGTTATGCAGAAGAGGTTGGATTATGGTTTTAGTGGCTATGAAGTTCCTTCCGTTCCTCGAGCTTCGAGATCTCCTAGG GGGAGAGGTAAGATCAGGAAGAAACCCGACAGCAATCAGATACAGGCATTTGATATTTTGGCTAGTGTAGCTGGCAATCTCTTGCAGAAGAATCAGAGTTCGGTTCCTGATATTGCTGCGTCTGCGAAAGATCCTCGTTCTTTTTCTGGTATTAGTGTAAAGGAAAACAAACAAGACAATCAAGCCGGACCGTTTAAGGAGGAGCAATTTGAGCATGGAACTTGTAGTGAAGTTGTCTCCGGTTGTGTCCCTGGTTTGCAAGTGAATCATGAAAACCAAAG AGTCATGGGCGATTCTTCTTTACACGAAAACCATCTTGAAGGACAAGGACAGAATGTTCTTGAAAGGGAAGATGAACGTGTGAAATTGAGAAATACGAACGAGAAAATCATCCGCATTAAAAACAGATCGGACGGATCAATAGAACCAGGCCAAAAAGCATCGAAAGATTGCAGTGCGGAAAATCACGTGGAAAAGCCTTCATTGGAGGGTCGTAGCCACATGAATCTTAATTCTTTACCAAATGGTTCCGGTACTAGGAAATTAATTAATAGAGATGATGACGAAAACTTTGTTAGGTGCACTCAACTGAACTCAAAGAATAAGATATCTGGATCACCCAGCTCGCCACCAGATATGATAAAGGTTAAGGATGCAAGTCATTTGGTGAATG ATGAGAACAATAGCGGGGACAATTCTGTGCTTGAAAATTCCGAAAGGATGTATCCATTTAAGAAAAGGAAGTTTTTCTATCAAACTTCATCGTCTACGTCTGATAGCTGGTCACAATGTCAAGGCATAGTTGATTCTTCTAGTCCAAGGGTTAATG TAATTGAAGAATCATCTTCTATGGCTGATCAACAAGCACATCCCGCGTCCAAGGGTTGTAATG TGAAGCTTAGCATAAAATCCTTTAAAGTCCCCGAGCTTTTTATCGATATACCTGAAACTGCGACTATCGGTTCACTCAAG AGGACAGTAATGGAAGCTGTGACAGCTATACTTGGAGACGAACTACATGTAGGCATCCTTCTTCAGGGAAAGAAGATTCGAGATGACAGCAAAACTTTGATCCAGACCGGGATCTCTCAAGATGACAAACGTCATAGGTTAGGATTCATGTTGGAGCCAAGACATAATCGAATGTCATCGTCATACAACGACGACCCTTGTTTCCTAACCACTGGTTCACGACAAAAGCTATCTAG GCAATCGACGTCTTTAATGTTACAACAAGGAACACATAATGTATCTCGAGAACGTTCTACGGTCAAAATTGAAAATTGTGCGGAAGGTGATCTTAACGGGGTCTCCTCTCTAGGAGATACTTCAGCTAACAATAATAACATGTCAAAATGCCGCGCTCTGGTCACAGTTCCTGCCATCAACATGGATGCTTTAGCTGTGGTTCCGTATCGGCGCAAATCAGGGAATCCTGACTTTGGACAGCGCCGTATCAGGAGGCCGTTTTCTGTTCTAGAAGTAGAAGCATTGGTTCAGGCAGTTGAAAAACTAGGAACCGGAAG ATGGCGTGATGTCAAACAACGCGCTTTTGACAATGCAAAGCATCGAACTTATGTGGATTTGAAG GATAAGTGGAAGACATTAGTTCACACAGCGAGAATCTCCCCTCAACAAAGGAGAGGAGAACCAGTTCCTCAAGAGCTTCTCGACAGGGTCTTAGCTGCTCATGCCTATTGGTCCCAACAACAATGTAAGCATCAACTTAAATCAATGTGA